From the Calliopsis andreniformis isolate RMS-2024a chromosome 4, iyCalAndr_principal, whole genome shotgun sequence genome, one window contains:
- the LOC143177976 gene encoding uncharacterized protein LOC143177976 yields the protein MNKLCCVGLSLSARIIGTYTMSLSILMINMLMSSYFSRTTDDEFFDSVGGWGLFGLNWMQVLKNSHVERKAETAVVFFLLYSMSFLLASAYLALGSISKRPKCAVPWMYLQMISIIDQSAALSIHLTHGPRYDVYDKSMWYIPVSSVYLLLSAYFWLIVHIARKEWSEQQQQQVREEFDLREAPQVSTSTASEPKSPSFLSQNFSSFQPPRPPTILPK from the exons ATGAATAAACTGTGCTGTGTGGGGCTGTCTCTGTCCGCGAGGATCATCGGCACCTACACCATG TCGCTCTCGATTCTCATGATAAACATGCTGATGAGCAGCTATTTCTCGAGAACGACGGACGACGAGTTCTTCGACTCCGTCGGAGGCTGGGGCCTGTTCGGCTTGAACTGGATGCAGGTTTTGAAAAATTCTCATGTGGAAAGAAAAG CGGAAACGGCTGTGGTGTTCTTCCTGTTGTACTCGATGTCGTTCTTATTGGCCAGCGCGTATCTTGCCTTGGGATCGATCTCT AAGAGGCCCAAGTGCGCCGTGCCTTGGATGTATTTGCAAATGATTAGCATAATAGATCAGTCTGCGGCGCTATCTATTCATCTGACGCACGGACCGCGTTACGATGTTTACGATAAATCGATGTGGTACATTCCAGTGTCCAGCGTCTACCTAC TGCTGAGCGCGTACTTTTGGCTGATCGTGCACATCGCCAGGAAGGAATGGTcggagcagcagcagcagcaagttCGCGAGGAGTTCGACCTGAGGGAAGCTCCCCAGGTGTCGACGAGCACCGCCAGCGAGCCGAAATCGCCGTCCTTCCTGTCGCAGAACTTCTCGTCGTTCCAGCCGCCGAGGCCACCTACGATCCTGCCGAAGTAG